The following coding sequences are from one Seonamhaeicola sp. ML3 window:
- a CDS encoding transposase, with product MYKNDKVIRRYSESFKLKILDELTTGKLNKYQLGKAYGINSSTINEWIKKYNRKDLMNTRVTVKTKDEITRIKQLQKEIEQLKKLLLKKDMDALVDESYLEVAAEQLGYKSVLELKKKLNIKP from the coding sequence ATGTACAAAAATGACAAAGTAATTAGACGGTATTCAGAATCTTTTAAACTCAAAATTTTAGACGAACTTACCACCGGAAAACTAAACAAGTATCAATTAGGCAAGGCTTACGGCATCAACTCTTCTACCATTAACGAATGGATCAAGAAGTACAACCGTAAGGACTTAATGAACACACGAGTAACCGTGAAAACAAAAGACGAGATAACACGTATCAAACAGCTTCAAAAAGAGATTGAACAGCTCAAGAAACTCTTATTGAAAAAGGATATGGATGCGCTTGTAGATGAATCCTATCTTGAAGTAGCCGCAGAACAGTTAGGCTACAAATCTGTCCTCGAGCTAAAAAAAAAGCTAAATATCAAGCCCTGA
- a CDS encoding IS3 family transposase gives MKAREKSRGFASLATVCSFFGLKRDAYYKYKRRADKRLQIEQKTIQIVKQRRKSLPREGTRKLIKSLDNNFKQAGLNVGRDTLFNILRKHNMLIHRKKAHHKTTNSFHRFYKYKNIIKDLEIKEPNQVWVSDITYIRTINGFSYLALITDMYSRKIVGYDLSDSLELAGCVRALQKALKQSGKRTPQVHHSDRGIQYCSNLYTNILRNKNIKISMTEDNHCYENALAERVNGILKDEFYLDQTFDSLKHAKRAAKNAINLYNSIRLHLSLDFKTPEMVYTNAA, from the coding sequence ATAAAGGCCAGGGAAAAGTCTAGGGGATTTGCTTCTTTAGCTACTGTTTGCAGCTTCTTCGGTCTTAAACGCGATGCATACTACAAGTATAAACGTAGAGCAGACAAGCGATTACAGATTGAACAGAAAACCATTCAGATAGTCAAGCAGAGACGTAAATCCCTGCCTAGAGAAGGCACCAGAAAGCTTATTAAGTCTCTAGATAACAACTTTAAGCAAGCTGGCTTAAATGTCGGTAGAGACACCTTGTTTAACATCTTAAGAAAACACAATATGCTGATTCACAGAAAGAAAGCACATCATAAAACCACAAACTCATTCCACAGGTTCTACAAGTACAAGAACATCATCAAGGATTTGGAAATAAAGGAACCAAACCAAGTTTGGGTAAGCGATATAACCTACATCAGAACTATCAATGGCTTCTCCTACCTTGCCCTCATTACAGATATGTACAGCCGTAAGATAGTAGGATATGACCTTAGTGACAGCCTTGAGCTGGCAGGCTGTGTAAGGGCTCTTCAAAAAGCCCTGAAACAGTCTGGTAAGCGTACGCCTCAAGTACACCACTCTGACCGTGGAATCCAATATTGCAGTAACCTTTACACTAACATTCTAAGAAATAAAAACATCAAAATCAGTATGACCGAAGACAATCATTGCTACGAAAACGCACTTGCAGAACGTGTAAACGGCATCCTTAAAGACGAGTTCTATCTCGACCAGACCTTTGACAGCCTGAAACACGCTAAGCGTGCAGCAAAAAATGCTATCAACTTATACAACTCTATAAGATTACATTTATCTTTAGATTTTAAAACACCTGAAATGGTATATACAAATGCAGCGTAA
- a CDS encoding transposase, translating into MITDIKAYHADKKDNQCLQDITGRLKDRLHHQGLIWRNCLADTGYSSGENYAFLEAEGLESFIPPHGTYKGGPKGFVYNRTEDHYICPQGEVIPFKKVFLDHRTQTKKKEYRSSSKQCKGCPLASQCLGRTAKEKKFSVTYYREEYERNNKRVNSERGSYMKGKRQSTVEPVFGTLTQFMGLRKINTIGIAQANKVMHLSAMAYNLKKYLKFT; encoded by the coding sequence GTGATTACCGACATCAAGGCTTACCATGCGGACAAGAAGGACAACCAGTGTTTACAGGATATCACAGGGCGTTTAAAAGATAGGTTACATCACCAAGGGCTTATCTGGCGCAACTGTTTGGCCGATACGGGCTATAGCAGTGGTGAGAACTATGCGTTTTTGGAAGCAGAAGGCTTGGAGAGTTTTATACCGCCCCATGGCACATATAAAGGTGGTCCAAAAGGATTTGTTTATAACAGGACAGAAGACCATTATATCTGTCCACAGGGCGAGGTAATCCCATTTAAGAAAGTCTTTTTGGACCATAGGACGCAGACCAAGAAGAAAGAGTACCGTAGTTCTTCCAAACAGTGCAAGGGCTGCCCGTTGGCATCACAATGCTTGGGAAGAACGGCCAAGGAAAAGAAGTTCTCGGTCACCTATTACCGAGAGGAATACGAACGGAACAACAAACGGGTGAACAGCGAACGGGGCAGCTACATGAAGGGGAAACGGCAAAGTACAGTAGAGCCCGTGTTCGGTACCCTTACCCAGTTTATGGGCCTGAGGAAAATCAATACCATTGGCATCGCACAGGCCAACAAGGTGATGCACCTCTCTGCCATGGCCTATAATCTTAAAAAGTATTTGAAATTCACATAG
- a CDS encoding transposase — protein sequence MQGKKEYQEKLFAQFQLSERIPKENFYRRLKGVLDLDFLYGLTKSYYGSSGQKSIGPVVFFKLCLVGYLENIVSDRQLVQHSSMRLDILYFLGYDIDEELPWHSTISRTRQLYPESVFEAVFTEILGMCVDKGMVSGHTQAIDSAPVKANASMDSLELKAPKEDLETHLHQIRHISSMDKKKVR from the coding sequence ATGCAAGGCAAGAAAGAATACCAAGAAAAATTGTTCGCCCAGTTTCAACTCAGTGAGCGCATTCCCAAGGAGAATTTTTATAGACGGCTAAAGGGAGTTCTGGATTTGGATTTCCTTTATGGCCTGACCAAGAGCTATTATGGTTCAAGTGGACAAAAGAGCATCGGCCCGGTCGTGTTCTTTAAGCTGTGCCTGGTGGGTTATCTGGAGAATATCGTCAGCGACAGGCAATTGGTGCAGCACAGTAGTATGCGCTTGGATATCCTATATTTTTTAGGTTATGATATAGACGAAGAGCTGCCATGGCATTCTACCATCAGCCGTACGCGGCAGTTATATCCAGAGTCTGTATTTGAAGCAGTATTTACCGAGATATTGGGCATGTGCGTTGACAAGGGTATGGTAAGCGGGCATACCCAGGCCATAGACTCGGCCCCGGTCAAGGCCAATGCCTCGATGGACAGTCTGGAGCTTAAAGCCCCCAAGGAGGATCTGGAAACGCATCTGCACCAGATCCGTCACATCAGTTCGATGGATAAAAAAAAAGTCCGATAA
- a CDS encoding YgcG family protein has protein sequence MKFIFKIILLAFLTISGCKPKQIDKTKPRLETPQVEFTQFDLGESDLPKLKREVNDYELIFTPEQLEKLTSIIREFQKETTNQIALVSIDSIGKYTDFDQFAIDLSNYNEVGIKGKDNGLTIVFSKKLRKLRISTGYGIEKILTDEICKKVIDETIIPEFKNGEYYNGIEKGITELIAKWK, from the coding sequence ATGAAATTCATATTCAAAATAATATTACTGGCATTTTTGACCATTTCTGGTTGTAAACCAAAACAGATTGATAAAACCAAACCGAGATTAGAAACGCCACAAGTAGAGTTTACGCAATTTGATTTGGGTGAAAGTGACTTACCAAAACTGAAACGAGAAGTAAATGATTATGAATTAATTTTCACACCTGAGCAATTGGAAAAATTGACCTCAATAATTCGAGAATTTCAGAAAGAGACAACTAATCAAATTGCTTTAGTATCAATAGACTCAATTGGAAAATATACTGACTTTGACCAATTCGCGATTGACTTGTCGAATTACAACGAAGTTGGAATAAAGGGAAAAGACAACGGATTGACAATTGTTTTCAGTAAAAAATTGAGAAAACTACGAATTTCGACTGGTTATGGAATAGAAAAAATACTGACTGATGAAATCTGCAAGAAAGTAATTGACGAAACGATTATCCCTGAATTTAAAAACGGAGAATATTATAACGGAATTGAAAAAGGAATTACAGAATTAATTGCAAAATGGAAATAA